The Christiangramia flava JLT2011 genome has a segment encoding these proteins:
- a CDS encoding bifunctional GNAT family N-acetyltransferase/carbon-nitrogen hydrolase family protein — protein MIDSAKIELRNLQVQDYEELKESMIKSYHSMPHEYWTKKEIKTLIRKFPEGQLCIEIDNKIAGCALSIIVDYDKFDDNHDYDSIIGGENFSTHTANGNVLYGIDVFIHPEYRGMRLGRRLYEARKELCEHLNLKSIIFGGRIPNYSKFASELTPKQYIDKVKLQEIHDPVLSFQLSNDFHVKKVIKGYLSGDHESKEFATLMEWNNIYYTKSGNLVKSTKTVVRLGLVQWQMRLFKNYEALVSQIEFFVDTISSYQSDFVLFPELFNAPLMAEFNHLNEAEAIRGLSEYTDRLLETFREFAINYNINIITGSMPQAVGDHMYNVGFLCRRDGSYERFEKIHITPAEESAWGMKGGNQVQTFDTDCGKIGVLICYDVEFPELPRILKDQGMNILFVPFMTDTQNGYSRVKICAQARAVENECYVAIAGSVGNLPRVANMDIQYAQSAVLTPSDFAFPVNGIKAEATPNTESTLLVDVDLDLLKELHNFGSVRNLKDRRKDLYSLKLRKKNKS, from the coding sequence ATGATAGATTCAGCAAAAATTGAGCTTCGTAACCTGCAGGTGCAGGATTATGAAGAATTGAAGGAGTCGATGATCAAAAGTTATCACTCCATGCCGCATGAATACTGGACCAAAAAGGAGATTAAAACGCTTATTCGCAAATTTCCTGAAGGTCAGCTATGCATCGAGATCGATAATAAGATCGCGGGCTGCGCGCTTTCGATCATCGTGGATTATGACAAGTTTGACGATAATCATGATTATGATTCGATCATTGGCGGTGAAAATTTCTCTACTCATACTGCGAATGGAAATGTGCTCTACGGAATTGATGTGTTCATTCATCCCGAATACCGTGGAATGCGTTTGGGACGACGGCTTTATGAGGCTCGTAAGGAATTATGTGAGCATCTGAACCTGAAATCGATCATCTTCGGCGGAAGGATTCCCAATTATTCCAAATTTGCTTCGGAACTTACCCCAAAACAATATATCGATAAGGTGAAATTGCAGGAGATTCATGATCCGGTTCTGTCATTTCAGCTTTCGAACGACTTCCACGTCAAAAAAGTGATCAAAGGTTATCTTTCCGGAGACCACGAAAGTAAGGAGTTTGCCACATTGATGGAGTGGAACAATATTTACTATACGAAATCTGGAAACCTGGTGAAATCTACCAAAACCGTGGTTCGGCTTGGTTTGGTGCAGTGGCAAATGCGTTTGTTCAAGAACTATGAAGCCCTGGTTTCGCAGATCGAATTTTTCGTGGATACCATCAGTAGCTATCAAAGCGATTTCGTACTGTTCCCGGAATTGTTCAATGCGCCTTTAATGGCTGAGTTCAACCACCTGAATGAGGCAGAAGCCATCCGCGGACTCTCAGAATACACCGATCGATTGCTGGAAACTTTCCGCGAATTCGCGATCAACTATAATATTAATATCATCACCGGGAGCATGCCGCAGGCTGTTGGGGACCATATGTACAATGTAGGTTTTCTGTGTCGGCGCGACGGTAGCTACGAGCGATTTGAGAAAATTCACATTACCCCGGCTGAGGAGTCGGCATGGGGTATGAAAGGCGGGAACCAGGTTCAGACCTTTGATACCGATTGCGGGAAAATTGGAGTGTTGATCTGTTATGACGTTGAATTCCCGGAACTGCCCCGAATCCTGAAAGATCAGGGAATGAATATCCTGTTCGTCCCATTTATGACCGATACGCAAAATGGGTATTCCCGGGTAAAGATCTGTGCACAGGCTCGTGCCGTGGAAAACGAATGCTACGTGGCTATTGCCGGTTCGGTAGGAAACCTTCCTAGGGTGGCAAATATGGATATTCAATATGCCCAGAGCGCCGTGTTGACGCCTTCAGATTTTGCTTTCCCAGTAAACGGGATCAAGGCTGAAGCGACGCCCAATACGGAAAGTACCCTGCTCGTGGATGTGGACCTGGACCTACTGAAGGAATTGCACAATTTCGGAAGTGTTCGCAATTTGAAAGATCGTCGTAAAGACCTGTATTCTCTGAAGCTCAGGAAGAAAAATAAAAGTTAA
- a CDS encoding response regulator transcription factor, whose protein sequence is MNRSIIIVDDHRLFAQSLRGLVNSLDGFEVTAAYKNGSELVGYLGNGVELPEIILLDMRMPVMDGMQTMQWLKQHHPEQKVLALTVDQEENTIIKMLKLGCRGYLLKDIDPDEFEEALKAVAEEGYYTNRTISDALSSSASHKKNQEELSARETEFLGHACSELTYKQIAEQMHLSPKTIDGYRESLFSKLRVRSRVGLVIYAIKEGIHQI, encoded by the coding sequence ATGAATCGTTCGATCATCATTGTTGATGACCATAGACTTTTTGCGCAATCATTACGTGGCCTTGTAAATTCTCTGGATGGATTTGAGGTGACTGCCGCTTATAAAAACGGTTCTGAACTTGTAGGATATCTTGGCAATGGGGTTGAGCTTCCCGAGATCATTCTTCTGGACATGCGTATGCCGGTGATGGATGGCATGCAAACCATGCAGTGGCTGAAGCAGCACCATCCCGAGCAAAAGGTACTGGCCCTCACCGTAGATCAGGAAGAAAACACCATTATTAAAATGCTGAAACTGGGCTGTCGCGGGTATCTTCTGAAAGATATTGATCCAGATGAATTCGAAGAAGCGCTGAAAGCCGTGGCAGAAGAAGGTTATTATACCAACAGAACGATTTCAGATGCCCTGAGTTCTTCAGCCAGCCATAAAAAGAACCAGGAGGAGCTCTCTGCCCGGGAAACCGAATTCCTGGGGCATGCCTGCAGTGAACTCACCTATAAGCAGATCGCTGAACAAATGCATTTGAGCCCTAAGACAATTGATGGTTACCGGGAAAGCCTATTTTCCAAGCTTCGGGTACGTTCTCGCGTAGGCCTTGTGATCTATGCCATCAAGGAAGGTATTCATCAAATTTGA
- a CDS encoding sensor histidine kinase has translation MLRKEDIFLIIYFILVIFFLAAFTIVFFVVYQKRKNKLLQERLEAEQRFRDELNTARLEIQEATLKNVSWELHDNIGQLMAVASMQLKLLQKKQPENTGIEEVHNLVSDSLTEVRALSRSLNNEVIEKNGLVKTVQNELDRFNRLEVLQAELQVKGEPFQLKQEDAIILFRILQESFSNTLKHSGASQLNVLFEFSEDTLEITARDNGKGYEQDGVETGAGLLNMKSRAAMIHSEISMESSENTGTSLYLRYLNMKNLP, from the coding sequence ATGCTGCGGAAAGAGGATATTTTTCTCATCATTTACTTTATCCTGGTCATATTTTTCCTGGCGGCTTTTACGATCGTTTTCTTTGTGGTTTATCAGAAGCGGAAAAATAAACTGCTGCAGGAACGACTGGAAGCCGAACAACGTTTCAGGGATGAACTGAATACCGCCCGTTTGGAAATACAGGAAGCCACGCTGAAGAATGTAAGCTGGGAACTGCACGATAACATTGGGCAGCTGATGGCTGTGGCGAGCATGCAGCTGAAATTACTTCAGAAAAAACAACCCGAAAATACTGGGATCGAGGAAGTTCACAACCTGGTTTCCGATTCGCTCACCGAAGTTCGTGCGCTCTCCAGATCGCTCAATAATGAAGTCATCGAGAAAAATGGGCTTGTAAAAACCGTTCAGAATGAGCTGGACCGCTTCAATCGCCTGGAAGTGCTGCAGGCTGAACTGCAGGTGAAGGGCGAGCCTTTCCAATTGAAACAGGAAGACGCCATTATTCTTTTTCGCATCCTTCAGGAATCTTTTTCCAATACGCTCAAACATTCCGGGGCTTCCCAATTGAACGTGCTGTTTGAATTTTCAGAAGATACACTCGAGATCACCGCTCGAGATAATGGTAAAGGTTACGAACAGGACGGCGTGGAAACGGGAGCCGGTTTGCTCAACATGAAGAGTCGTGCGGCAATGATTCATTCGGAAATTTCGATGGAATCTTCTGAAAATACAGGAACTTCTCTATATTTACGGTATCTAAACATGAAAAACCTCCCATGA
- a CDS encoding biotin-dependent carboxyltransferase family protein, giving the protein MRGEIEVLQPGLFTSLQDRGRFGFQNFGVPRSGVMDLYSMKICNLILGNPPDTAALEFTFQGPELKFLHDARITLSGGEFMASLDGKAVSRFEVLNIPAGSILKIGPTKNGLRGYMGIKNGFSEEKIMESHSWYEGITPKSRLAKGDFLYFTAVNNEISASHAALKPQMAYLNTDAIVVFAGPEWENVPVELQQEILKQEFTLHQSSNRMAFRVNEKIPNALEQIVTGPVIPGTVQFTPGGDLIILGNDCQTTGGYPRILQVSEKGLQVLSQKIPGKKFRFKLEELI; this is encoded by the coding sequence ATGAGGGGAGAGATTGAAGTGTTACAACCTGGATTATTTACCAGTTTACAGGATCGAGGCAGGTTCGGATTTCAAAATTTTGGAGTGCCGCGAAGCGGAGTAATGGATCTGTATTCGATGAAAATTTGCAATCTTATTTTAGGGAATCCACCAGATACTGCTGCTCTGGAATTTACTTTCCAGGGCCCCGAGTTAAAGTTTTTACACGATGCCCGGATCACTTTGAGTGGCGGGGAATTTATGGCAAGTCTGGACGGCAAAGCGGTCTCTCGTTTTGAAGTGCTGAATATTCCTGCAGGAAGTATTTTAAAGATTGGTCCTACAAAAAACGGACTTCGAGGATATATGGGGATCAAGAACGGTTTTTCTGAAGAAAAGATCATGGAAAGCCATAGCTGGTATGAAGGCATTACCCCAAAAAGCCGGCTCGCCAAGGGAGATTTTCTCTATTTTACCGCCGTTAATAATGAGATTTCTGCCAGCCATGCCGCTTTAAAGCCGCAAATGGCGTATCTTAATACTGATGCAATCGTAGTCTTTGCCGGGCCAGAATGGGAAAATGTTCCGGTTGAGCTTCAACAGGAAATCCTGAAGCAGGAATTCACCCTTCATCAGAGCAGTAACAGAATGGCTTTCCGTGTAAACGAAAAAATCCCGAATGCGCTGGAACAGATCGTCACCGGGCCGGTCATTCCTGGAACGGTACAGTTTACACCGGGTGGGGATTTGATCATTCTTGGGAACGATTGCCAGACCACCGGCGGTTATCCAAGGATTTTGCAGGTTTCAGAAAAAGGTTTACAGGTATTGTCGCAAAAGATTCCGGGGAAAAAGTTTCGTTTTAAACTGGAAGAGTTGATATAA
- the pxpB gene encoding 5-oxoprolinase subunit PxpB: protein MEGFPKISRMGERSILIQFDSEISQNTLRKVLFYKNRLERKLSEEKLQIINTYNSILISYECTIEDAYSAFIAINEVLSEANILKKDSGKVYRLPVCYSEEFGPDLHVISKRNNLAVEEIISLHSAQKYLVYFIGFLPGFLYLGGLDQKLHIPRKESPRQTVEKGSVGIAGSQTGIYPKSSPGGWQLIGRSPVDLFNPKQVPPCEISPGDQVVFEPVSEMEYFQIERAVQKGAYSLKFKRK, encoded by the coding sequence ATGGAGGGTTTTCCGAAGATTTCGAGGATGGGAGAGCGATCGATTCTGATTCAGTTTGATTCAGAGATCAGTCAAAATACGCTTCGGAAAGTACTTTTCTATAAAAATAGGCTGGAGAGAAAGTTATCTGAAGAAAAACTTCAAATAATTAACACATATAACTCGATATTAATAAGTTATGAATGCACTATAGAAGATGCTTATAGTGCGTTTATCGCAATAAATGAAGTCCTTTCTGAGGCTAATATACTAAAAAAAGATTCGGGTAAGGTCTACCGGTTGCCCGTATGCTACAGCGAAGAATTTGGGCCGGATCTTCATGTGATTTCCAAACGGAATAACCTGGCTGTAGAGGAAATTATCAGTCTACATTCAGCTCAAAAGTACCTGGTCTATTTTATAGGTTTTTTACCCGGGTTTCTTTACCTCGGAGGACTTGATCAAAAGTTGCATATTCCACGGAAAGAAAGTCCACGGCAAACTGTTGAGAAAGGCTCGGTTGGAATAGCCGGTAGTCAGACTGGTATTTACCCGAAAAGCAGCCCCGGAGGCTGGCAATTAATTGGCAGGTCCCCTGTAGATCTTTTTAATCCCAAACAGGTTCCGCCCTGTGAAATCTCACCTGGCGACCAAGTGGTCTTTGAACCTGTTTCTGAAATGGAATATTTCCAAATTGAAAGAGCTGTTCAAAAAGGAGCATACTCGTTAAAATTTAAGCGAAAATGA
- the pxpA gene encoding 5-oxoprolinase subunit PxpA, whose protein sequence is MENYIHINCDLGEGGKFDAELMPLISACNIACGGHAGNLETMQHSVRLAMKHDTEIGAHPSYPDKENFGRKSLSMTAEDLKLSVEAQVMSLLQIVEAEGGKLTHIKLHGALYNDAAKDENIAKIVLESFRLLEHDFRLYVPANSVIQELAMGEFDCYVEAFADRNYEPDYSLVARSKPDAIITDKELVFEHIHEIYAHQKVRAVNGEILELEADTFCLHSDTPSSVEILKYLHKKFAENHLKIQH, encoded by the coding sequence ATGGAAAATTACATTCACATAAACTGCGATCTTGGCGAAGGCGGAAAATTTGACGCTGAACTGATGCCGCTGATTTCCGCCTGCAACATTGCCTGTGGCGGTCATGCCGGCAACCTGGAAACCATGCAGCATAGTGTAAGGCTGGCGATGAAGCACGATACTGAAATAGGAGCTCATCCGTCGTATCCTGACAAAGAAAATTTTGGAAGAAAAAGCCTTTCGATGACTGCTGAAGATTTGAAACTATCGGTGGAAGCACAGGTCATGAGCCTGTTGCAGATTGTGGAGGCAGAAGGAGGAAAATTAACTCATATTAAACTGCACGGTGCACTGTATAATGATGCGGCAAAAGATGAAAATATTGCAAAAATTGTCTTGGAATCATTCCGACTTCTGGAGCATGATTTTCGATTATATGTTCCTGCAAATTCGGTGATTCAGGAGCTGGCAATGGGGGAGTTTGATTGTTATGTAGAGGCTTTTGCAGATCGTAATTACGAACCAGACTATAGCCTGGTTGCACGTTCAAAACCTGATGCGATCATAACGGATAAAGAATTGGTTTTCGAACACATTCATGAAATCTATGCGCACCAAAAAGTACGAGCGGTAAACGGAGAAATATTGGAACTGGAAGCCGATACTTTTTGCCTGCATAGCGATACGCCATCTTCGGTAGAAATTTTAAAATATCTGCATAAAAAGTTTGCTGAAAATCACTTAAAAATTCAGCATTGA
- a CDS encoding Nramp family divalent metal transporter, translating into MKEFLKNLGPGILVSAAFIGPGTVTVCSIAGVEFGYNLLWVLLISVIGCMLLQEMSARLGLISGTGLSENIKSQLANPILRNIALLLVFSAIVIGNAAYEAGNISGAALGLQGIFADVSLKLGNLKINLWSCLIGGLAFILLFLGSYKQLEKVFIGLVLLMSLSFLITAILTKPDLRLIFKGLIPSNVDAGLLSIIALVGTTVVPYNLFLHASLVSEKWKGAGKLGIVRKELIFSIGLGGLVSMAILICAAASGIQNIENAGDLAAGLEPLFGEAATVFLALGLLAAGITSSITAPLAAAYVVRGCLGWKPARNDWKFRMVWMSIVLLGIIFSSVGFKPVEVIQFAQVANGMVLPVVAIFLFWIVNRAAVMGEYRNGFILNLFGILVIGLAFFLGIKSIYNVLSNF; encoded by the coding sequence GTGAAAGAATTTTTGAAAAACCTGGGGCCGGGAATCCTGGTTTCCGCTGCATTTATCGGTCCCGGAACGGTTACGGTTTGTAGTATTGCCGGGGTGGAATTCGGGTATAATCTCCTTTGGGTCTTGCTCATTTCGGTCATTGGCTGCATGCTGCTTCAGGAAATGTCGGCCCGGTTGGGACTTATTTCCGGAACGGGATTAAGCGAAAATATCAAATCCCAACTTGCGAATCCTATTCTTCGGAATATCGCGCTGCTCCTCGTTTTTTCGGCTATCGTGATCGGTAACGCCGCCTATGAAGCGGGTAATATCAGTGGGGCGGCTTTAGGCCTGCAGGGAATTTTTGCTGATGTAAGTCTGAAATTGGGGAATCTGAAGATCAATCTTTGGAGCTGCTTGATTGGCGGACTGGCTTTTATTCTACTGTTTTTGGGTAGTTATAAGCAACTGGAAAAAGTATTTATAGGCCTGGTATTATTGATGAGTTTATCTTTTCTGATTACCGCGATCCTTACCAAACCTGATCTCAGACTGATTTTTAAGGGTTTAATTCCTTCCAATGTTGATGCCGGCTTGCTGAGCATCATCGCGCTCGTGGGAACTACGGTTGTGCCTTATAATTTGTTTTTACATGCTTCCCTGGTTAGCGAAAAATGGAAAGGTGCTGGTAAGTTGGGAATTGTTCGGAAAGAATTGATCTTTTCCATAGGTCTGGGTGGACTCGTGTCTATGGCTATTCTCATCTGCGCCGCGGCTTCCGGAATTCAGAATATTGAAAACGCTGGCGATCTTGCGGCCGGCCTGGAACCCCTTTTTGGAGAAGCGGCTACGGTCTTTCTGGCTTTGGGTTTGTTGGCGGCCGGCATCACATCATCTATAACAGCTCCACTGGCCGCGGCTTACGTCGTGCGTGGCTGCCTGGGTTGGAAACCTGCAAGAAACGACTGGAAATTTCGAATGGTCTGGATGAGTATTGTGCTCTTAGGGATCATATTTTCTTCTGTGGGCTTTAAGCCGGTTGAGGTGATCCAGTTCGCACAGGTAGCCAATGGGATGGTGCTTCCGGTAGTTGCGATCTTTCTATTCTGGATCGTAAACCGGGCGGCAGTAATGGGGGAATACCGGAATGGTTTCATTCTGAATTTATTCGGAATTTTAGTGATCGGACTCGCTTTTTTCCTCGGAATCAAATCGATTTATAACGTTTTAAGCAACTTTTGA
- a CDS encoding DUF2891 domain-containing protein has product MKKLPLIFGLLLIFACKGPTDETKSSNSSEDSLSTEDLLPESLMESKPVVLTLEEANNLAELPLACVNTEYPNKLGQTLENKNAMGEPHELHPAFYGCFDWHSSVHAHWSLVYLLKNFPDLQKAEAIQQALEKSLSAENIQGEVDYFNREESNSYERTYGWAWLLKLSEELKTWEDPKAKELADNLEPLTQLIVKRYKEFLPKLNYPIRVGEHTNTAFGLGFAWDYAHTVKDEVFEEAITKRAQEFYLKDDNCPVSWEPSGYDFLSPCLEEVDIMRRVLPKNAFSMWIDDFMPELKNEDFSMEVGEVSDRTDGKLVHLDGLNFSRAWVLYGLANQYPEQFGHLKSLANEHISHSFDNVAGDSYEGGHWLGTFAIYALQQAGKPKSEE; this is encoded by the coding sequence ATGAAAAAACTGCCTCTGATCTTTGGTCTTTTACTGATTTTTGCCTGCAAAGGCCCAACCGATGAGACCAAATCATCTAATTCTTCGGAAGACAGCCTTTCTACCGAAGACCTTTTACCGGAAAGCCTAATGGAATCCAAACCTGTTGTTTTAACGCTGGAAGAAGCCAATAACCTGGCTGAACTGCCTTTAGCCTGCGTTAATACAGAATATCCAAATAAACTGGGGCAAACCCTTGAAAACAAAAATGCCATGGGTGAGCCACATGAATTGCACCCGGCATTTTATGGGTGTTTTGACTGGCACTCGTCAGTCCACGCGCACTGGTCTTTGGTATATTTGTTGAAAAATTTCCCCGATCTCCAGAAGGCGGAAGCGATTCAGCAGGCACTGGAAAAATCCTTATCTGCTGAAAATATCCAGGGAGAAGTGGATTATTTCAACAGGGAAGAAAGCAATTCCTATGAGCGCACCTACGGCTGGGCATGGCTGCTGAAGCTTTCCGAAGAACTTAAAACCTGGGAAGATCCAAAAGCCAAGGAACTGGCAGATAATCTGGAACCTTTGACGCAACTTATCGTAAAACGATACAAAGAGTTCCTCCCCAAATTAAATTATCCTATTCGCGTTGGAGAACATACCAACACCGCATTTGGCCTGGGTTTCGCTTGGGATTATGCTCATACGGTTAAGGATGAAGTTTTTGAGGAAGCGATCACTAAACGCGCTCAGGAATTTTACCTTAAAGACGATAATTGCCCGGTTTCCTGGGAGCCAAGTGGTTATGACTTTCTTTCGCCCTGCCTGGAAGAAGTGGATATTATGAGAAGGGTGCTTCCTAAAAACGCTTTTAGTATGTGGATCGATGATTTCATGCCGGAGCTTAAAAATGAGGATTTTTCAATGGAAGTTGGAGAAGTTTCTGATCGTACTGATGGAAAACTGGTACATCTAGACGGGTTGAACTTCAGCCGCGCCTGGGTTCTGTACGGCCTGGCCAATCAATATCCGGAACAATTCGGTCACTTAAAAAGTCTTGCGAACGAACATATTTCACATTCTTTTGATAATGTAGCGGGCGACAGCTATGAAGGCGGTCACTGGTTGGGAACTTTTGCGATCTATGCACTTCAGCAGGCTGGAAAGCCAAAATCTGAAGAGTGA
- a CDS encoding YifB family Mg chelatase-like AAA ATPase: MLVKVYGSSVFGVEATTITVEVNVASGIGYHLVGLPDNAVKESSYRITAALQNNQYKLPGKKIIINMAPADLRKEGSAYDLTFAMGILTASGQIQAEQLSEYLIMGELSLDGSLQPIKGALPIAIQAKKEGFKGFILPAQNANEAAIVAGLDVYGMSNLTEVISFFAGEKSDPVQVDTREIFREESAVFEFDFSEVKGQESIKRCMEIAAAGGHNVILIGPPGAGKTMLAKRLPSILPPMTLQEALETTKIHSVAGKIRDQRGLISQRPFRSPHHTVSDVALVGGGAYPQPGEISLAHNGVLFLDELPEFKRSVLEVMRQPLEDREVTISRAKFNVTYPSSFMLVASMNPSPGGYFQEPGAMVTSTAAEMQRYLGKISGPLLDRIDIHIEVTPVPFEKLSDAPKGESSSVIRNRVMAARDIQFHRFAEFSGIHYNAQMGSRQLEKYCKLEEQAKNLLKQAMEKLNLSARAYDRILKVSRTIADLSAAENIQSSHIAEAIQYRSLDREGWLG; encoded by the coding sequence GTGCTAGTAAAAGTATATGGAAGTTCGGTTTTTGGGGTAGAGGCCACCACGATCACCGTAGAAGTTAATGTAGCCAGCGGAATTGGCTATCATCTTGTGGGCCTGCCTGATAATGCCGTGAAAGAATCGAGTTATCGCATCACCGCGGCATTGCAGAATAACCAGTACAAATTACCCGGAAAAAAGATCATTATCAACATGGCGCCGGCCGATCTTCGGAAAGAGGGTTCTGCTTATGATCTCACTTTTGCGATGGGAATTTTGACGGCTTCCGGCCAGATTCAGGCTGAGCAACTTTCCGAATACCTGATTATGGGGGAACTTTCCCTGGATGGTAGTCTGCAACCCATTAAAGGTGCTTTGCCAATAGCCATTCAGGCTAAAAAAGAGGGGTTTAAAGGTTTTATACTTCCAGCGCAAAATGCGAATGAAGCGGCTATCGTTGCCGGCCTGGATGTTTACGGGATGTCTAACTTAACCGAAGTGATTTCCTTCTTCGCCGGGGAAAAATCAGATCCGGTACAGGTGGATACCCGGGAGATTTTTCGGGAGGAGTCGGCTGTATTCGAATTTGATTTTTCGGAAGTGAAGGGCCAGGAATCGATCAAGCGCTGCATGGAGATCGCGGCTGCCGGTGGTCATAACGTGATCCTCATTGGGCCGCCCGGAGCTGGGAAAACAATGCTTGCCAAACGTTTGCCAAGCATTTTACCGCCCATGACGCTACAGGAAGCCCTGGAAACGACTAAAATTCATAGTGTGGCCGGGAAGATTAGAGATCAGCGCGGGTTGATATCGCAAAGACCTTTTAGAAGCCCCCATCATACTGTGAGCGATGTGGCCCTGGTGGGTGGTGGTGCCTACCCGCAACCTGGTGAGATTTCTCTGGCTCATAACGGAGTATTGTTTCTCGATGAGTTGCCAGAATTCAAACGAAGCGTACTGGAAGTGATGAGGCAGCCGCTGGAAGATCGTGAAGTGACTATTTCCAGGGCGAAATTCAATGTAACTTATCCTTCAAGTTTCATGCTGGTGGCAAGTATGAATCCCAGTCCGGGAGGTTATTTCCAGGAACCCGGGGCAATGGTGACCAGCACTGCTGCTGAAATGCAGCGATATTTGGGAAAGATCAGCGGGCCGCTTTTGGATCGGATAGATATTCATATCGAGGTAACTCCCGTTCCTTTTGAAAAATTAAGTGACGCCCCAAAGGGTGAGAGCAGTTCTGTCATTCGAAACAGGGTAATGGCGGCCAGGGATATTCAGTTTCATCGTTTTGCGGAATTTTCAGGCATTCATTACAATGCCCAGATGGGAAGCCGCCAATTGGAAAAGTATTGCAAACTTGAAGAGCAAGCGAAAAATCTTCTGAAGCAGGCGATGGAAAAACTCAATCTTTCGGCCCGGGCCTATGACAGGATTCTGAAAGTTTCCCGCACGATCGCAGATCTTTCCGCAGCGGAAAACATTCAATCTTCACACATTGCAGAAGCCATACAATATCGCAGTCTGGACCGAGAAGGCTGGCTGGGCTGA
- a CDS encoding N-acetylglucosamine kinase — protein sequence MILIADGGSTKCDWILLNSEGEQVLKTRTKGLNPAVFKEPVLEERLAENNELSEIKHKIEKVHFYGAGCGTPTPRELLRSILANYFTNADEVLVMEDMVAAVYAATTEPGIVCILGTGSNSCYFDGKDIHQAVDSLGYILMDEASGNYFGKRLIRDYYYKRMPPEVAEKFEEKFDLNSDTIKMNLYRKDNPNTYLAHFAEFIFTNERNGYFYKLLHEGMSDFVHSRVMCYPQVTSVPVHFIGSIAYFSQDIIRAVTQPYGITLGNFVRRPIDALIEYYRENVIKVS from the coding sequence ATGATTTTAATTGCCGACGGGGGATCCACCAAGTGTGACTGGATTCTTTTAAACAGCGAGGGAGAACAGGTATTGAAGACCCGTACCAAGGGACTCAATCCCGCTGTGTTTAAAGAGCCGGTCCTGGAAGAAAGGCTTGCCGAGAACAACGAACTTTCCGAGATTAAACATAAGATCGAAAAAGTACATTTCTATGGTGCCGGTTGTGGAACTCCAACTCCTCGAGAACTGCTTCGCAGCATCCTGGCGAATTACTTTACGAATGCCGATGAGGTTTTGGTGATGGAAGACATGGTGGCAGCCGTCTATGCTGCAACGACCGAACCCGGAATCGTTTGTATCCTCGGAACCGGTTCGAACAGCTGTTATTTCGATGGAAAAGATATTCATCAGGCCGTGGATTCACTAGGTTATATTCTGATGGATGAGGCCAGCGGAAATTACTTCGGAAAAAGACTCATCCGCGATTACTATTATAAACGAATGCCTCCTGAAGTAGCTGAAAAGTTCGAAGAAAAGTTCGATCTGAATTCAGATACCATAAAAATGAATTTGTATCGCAAAGACAACCCGAATACCTATCTGGCACATTTTGCAGAATTCATTTTCACCAATGAACGGAACGGGTATTTCTATAAACTGCTCCACGAAGGAATGTCAGATTTTGTGCATTCTCGAGTGATGTGCTATCCGCAGGTCACTTCGGTGCCGGTACATTTTATAGGAAGTATCGCCTACTTTAGTCAGGATATCATTCGTGCAGTAACACAACCTTATGGAATCACCTTAGGCAATTTTGTTAGAAGACCAATAGATGCTTTGATCGAATATTATCGAGAAAATGTCATCAAGGTTTCCTAA